A window of the Thunnus albacares chromosome 15, fThuAlb1.1, whole genome shotgun sequence genome harbors these coding sequences:
- the mavs gene encoding mitochondrial antiviral-signaling protein, with product MSFASDKLYDKYLRPNMPKIVSRVKVREIMIHLPCLTAHDRDTIEAKRETCGNYDGMVLLLDCLKRRENWVEQFIAALEACEQHSIAAEISAEYNALRGINNPNPSTPPANVVRAHVHPAPSASELSVPGSGGNSQAAVAPPAEASAPPEPPAQASPRLETPVQPQAPAAQVPKAASPPEPVPEPPQSTEAAAAPSPPSTPPPSPEVHRPQATTPPPAPQREINAHPEPEENSESDIQDVSGVIPDQVRTDAPCQTASLQTTSTIEVSPPQSPSSTQTNSDVTDGSSYHMPTPEKPPVQDTMPPEDKEHAAVLQPEETSEPPTRQVIESSPRTETTASTSTLPGAAGIDISLHDETSVCLSKPGQLVSIQPQNHSNPTILAPSSSVAPYSGNSERLQFSESAPDTVVSAHVPACSAVISNTVNSASALPCEENGIDYNEPEENHYESPCLSLDVQDVQVNVVHVAEEPSILNLDGQISAPQVNGEAAREITSAPPTSITADTVSSLNNPSGVNYHPSAPVPADTAPEQKTPQDSEERTAPHTPPSNTKYILTAAGVGACALLIAWRFKN from the exons ATGTCGTTCGCCAGTGACAAACTGTACGACAAATACCTGCGGCCTAATATGCCGAAGATTGTGAGCAGGGTGAAAGTGAGGGAGATAATGATCCATCTGCCTTGCTTGACTGCTCACGACAGG GACACTATAGAGGCAAAAAGAGAGACTTGTGGGAATTATGACGGCATGGTGCTTCTCCTGGACTGtctgaagaggagagaaaactggGTGGAGCAGTTCATTGCAGCGCTCGAGGCGTGTGAGCAGCACTCTATAGCAGCTGAGATCAGCGCAGAATACAACGCTCTGAGAGGCATTAACA ATCCCAACCCCAGCACCCCTCCAGCGAACGTCGTCAGGGCACACGTCCATCCAGCACCATCTGCCAGCGAGCTGTCCGTTCCAGGAAGTGGCGGCAACAGTCAGGCTGCTGTTGCTCCGCCAGCTGAAGCAtcagctcctccagagccacctGCCCAGGCCTCACCCCGTCTGGAAACCCCTGTGCAGCCACAAGCACCAGCAGCCCAAGTTCCCAAAGCTGCCTCCCCACCTGAGCCTGTCCCTGAGCCTCCACAGTCCACTGAAGCTGCAGCGGCACCCTCCCCTCCATCAacacctcctccttcacctgAAGTCCACCGCCCTCAAGCAACCACACCCCCGCCGGCACCACAGAGGGAGATTAATGCTCACCCGGAGCCAGAGGAAAACTCTGAATCAGACATCCAGGATGTTTCTGGTGTGATTCCTGATCAAGTGAGAACAGACGCTCCGTGCCAGACAGCTTCTCTCCAGACTACATCAACCATCGAGGTCAGCCCACCACAGAGCCCCTCCTCAACTCAGACAAACTCAGATGTGACCGATGGATCTTCTTACCACATGCCGACCCCAGAGAAGCCTCCAGTCCAGGACACCATGCCTCCTGAGGACAAAGAACATGCTGCTGTCCTGCAGCCTGAAGAAACATCTGAACCTCCTACTAGACAG GTTATCGAAAGCAGCCCGCGGACAGAAACTACAGCTTCAACCTCCACCCTGCCTGGTGCTGCTGGGATTGACATCTCTCTCCATGATGAAAcctctgtgtgtctgagcaAGCCTGGCCAACTCGTCAGCATCCAACCACAAAATCATAGCAACCCTACCATCCTTGCACCCAGCTCCTCGGTGGCGCCGTACTCAGGTAACAGCGAGCGTCTGCAATTCAGCGAATCTGCGCCGGACACTGTGGTCTCTGCCCACGTTCCTGCATGCTCAGCCGTCATCTCCAACACCGTCAACTCAGCCTCCGCTCTGCCATGCGAGGAGAACGGCATCGACTACAACGAACCGGAGGAGAACCACTACGAGTCTCCCTGTCTGAGCTTGGACGTGCAGGACGTACAGGTGAATGTGGTGCACGTGGCCGAGGAGCCGTCTATCCTTAACCTAGACGGCCAAATCTCAGCACCGCAAGTCAACGGTGAAGCAGCCAGAGAGATCACTTCTGCACCACCAACCAGCATCACTGCTGATACTGTATCTAGTTTAAACAACCCCTCCGGTGTAAACTACCACCCCTCTGCACCTGTGCCAGCTGATACTGCACCAGAGCAGAAGACGCCGCAGGAttcagaggagaggacggcCCCTCACACCCCGCCATCTAACACAAAGTACATTCTGACCGCTGCAGGAGTGGGCGCCTGTGCACTGCTGATTGCGTGGAGGTTTAAGAATTAA
- the pank2 gene encoding pantothenate kinase 2, mitochondrial: protein MAFNGHQRDDETTDEDETPTKQPRSAIEMPGYFRNEPNNEAAAPAGRATSDRRTSNSTARHRSDSVKKTRPPFPWFGMDIGGTLVKLVYFEPKDITAEEEQEEVENLKSIRRYLTSNTAYGKTGIRDVHLELQDLTLCGRTGNLHFIRFPTHDLPAFLQMGRNKHFSSLHTTLCATGGGAYKFESDFRTMADLQLHKLDELDCLIRGVLYIDSVVPSVSSECYYFENPTDPDHCVQKPYTLENPYPLLLVNIGSGVSILAVYSENNYKRVTGTSLGGGTFLGLCCLLTGCSTFEEALEMASEGESTRVDKLVRDIYGGDYERFGLPGWAVASSFGNMMSKEKRESVSKADLARATLVTITNNIGSITRMCALNENIERVVFVGNFLRVNTLSMKLLAYAMDYWSKGQLKALFLRHEGYFGAVGALLELLHPS, encoded by the exons ATGGCGTTCAATGGCCACCAACGCGACGATGAAACTACCGACGAAGACGAAACGCCCACGAAGCAGCCGCGCTCCGCCATAGAGATGCCCGGTTATTTCAGAAACGAGCCCAACAATGAGGCAGCCGCACCCGCTGGACGAGCCACATCCGACCGCCGGACCTCCAACTCAACGGCGAGGCATCGGAGCGACTCGGTGAAGAAAACAAGGCCGC CATTTCCCTGGTTTGGCATGGACATTGGAGGCACTCTGGTGAAGCTGGTGTACTTTGAGCCTAAAGACATCACAGctgaggaggagcaggaagaggtGGAGAACCTTAAGAGCATCCGGCGCTACCTGACCTCCAACACCGCTTATGGCAAAACGGGCATCAGGGACGTGCACCTGGAGCTGCAGGACCTGACGCTGTGCGGCAGGACGGGCAACCTGCACTTCATCCGCTTCCCCACGCATGACCTGCCGGCCTTCCTGCAGATGGGCCGTAACAAGCACTTCTCCAGCCTCCACACCACCCTCTGTGCCACTGGAGGGGGGGCGTACAAGTTTGAGTCCGATTTCCGCACG ATGGCTGACCTGCAGCTTCACAAGCTGGACGAGCTGGACTGTCTGATCCGAGGCGTGTTGTACATCGACTCTGTGGTGCCCAGCGTCTCTTCTGAGTGCTACTACTTTGAAAACCCCACAGACCCGGATCACTGCGTCCAGAAGCCCTACACACTGGAGAACCCCTATCCTCTGCTGCTGGTCAACATAGGGTCCGGGGTCAGCATCCTGGCCGTCTACTCCGAGAACAACTACAAACGAGTCACTGGGACCAG CCTCGGTGGTGGGACCTTCCTGGGCCTTTGCTGTCTGCTGACTGGCTGCTCTACTTTCGAGGAAGCCCTAGAAATGGCTTCTGAAGGGGAGAGCACCCGTGTGGACAAGCTGGTTCGGGACATTTATGGAGGAGACTACGAGAGGTTTGGACTGCCAGGCTGGGCTGTGGCCTCGAG TTTTGGCAACATGATGTCCAAAGAGAAGAGGGAGTCTGTGTCCAAAGCGGACCTGGCCAGAGCAACACTGGTCACCATCACCAATAACATCGGCTCCATCACCCGAATGTGCGCTCTCAATGAG AACATTGAGAGAGTGGTGTTTGTGGGCAACTTCCTAAGAGTGAACACCCTCTCTATGAAGCTGTTGGCCTACGCCATGGACTACTGGTCCAAAGGTCAGCTCAAAGCCCTCTTCCTACGGCATGAG ggttacTTTGGAGCAGTTGGAGCCCTGCTGGAGCTCCTGCATCCTTCTTAA
- the LOC122998632 gene encoding G-protein coupled receptor 151 produces MDIGRPANVSFFDFVGGVQLLQGEDTRTAMPIILIGICVSGAVGNLLVLLIFIRDFRNGRGSEVKALLASLASTDLVILLLCAPVRAITYYKQTWTLGSFVCSTTDWFQHSCVVAKTLILAVTTRAKHTLVSSTATGPFYSPTWIHGALAFIWIVSMMFPIPQMLFSSFLPYGRDTICVSEMPVCASDFMKLFYKIYPTATFVVPVIFTVAYYTKTLHAAVNHAPSPQHQSKVTLVLLCLSGALGLMLLPEWGTFTWIRLGYSKPPVGLIIFAQVLLYACSAFSPVILMTMYDDVRQGLITIWFIATCRNSKQVPKITCPKTEGNGAEIGANAVANAVSQEEKTFPDVEHFWTGRRNTQVEEAQDPIPWEKGESVVEKQV; encoded by the coding sequence ATGGATATTGGTCGCCCTGCCAATGTCTCTTTCTTTGATTTCGTCGGAGGAGTTCAACTTCTCCAGGGAGAGGACACCAGGACAGCCATGCCGATCATTCTGATCGGGATCTGCGTGTCCGGGGCAGTTGGGAATTTGCTCGTTTTGCTGATTTTCATTCGTGATTTCAGGAACGGAAGGGGCTCTGAGGTGAAGGCGCTCCTCGCCTCCCTGGCCTCCACGGACTTGGTGATCCTGTTGCTGTGCGCCCCAGTGCGCGCCATCACCTACTACAAGCAGACCTGGACCCTGGGAAGTTTTGTTTGCAGCACCACTGACTGGTTCCAGCACTCCTGCGTGGTTGCAAAAACTTTGATCCTTGCGGTCACCACCAGAGCCAAACACACTTTGGTTTCCAGCACCGCCACGGGGCCCTTCTACAGCCCGACGTGGATCCACGGAGCCCTGGCGTTCATTTGGATTGTGTCAATGATGTTTCCCATCCCGCAGAtgcttttctcctctttcctgCCATATGGCCGCGACACTATTTGCGTCTCTGAAATGCCAGTGTGCGCGTCTGACTTCATGAAATTGTTCTACAAGATTTATCCAACTGCGACCTTTGTGGTGCCGGTCATCTTCACAGTTGCTTACTACACCAAAACCCTGCACGCTGCGGTGAACCACGCACCCAGCCCTCAGCATCAGAGCAAAGTGACCCTGGTTTTATTGTGTCTAAGCGGCGCCCTTGGGCTCATGCTGCTGCCAGAATGGGGGACATTCACCTGGATCAGACTCGGGTACAGCAAACCTCCTGTTGGTTTGATCATCTTTGCGCAAGTCCTCCTTTACGCATGCAGCGCCTTCTCTCCGGTCATCTTAATGACCATGTACGACGATGTGCGCCAAGGACTCATCACCATCTGGTTCATCGCGACCTGCAGAAACTCAAAGCAGGTCCCCAAGATCACCTGTCCAAAAACGGAAGGGAACGGAGCTGAGATCGGAGCCAACGCCGTAGCCAACGCGGTCTCGCAGGAGGAGAAGACCTTCCCAGATGTGGAGCACTTTTGGACAGGGCGCAGGAATACGCAAGTCGAGGAGGCGCAGGATCCGATTCCGTGGGAGAAAGGAGAAAGTGTTGTAGAGAAGcaagtgtga